The Mustela nigripes isolate SB6536 chromosome 4, MUSNIG.SB6536, whole genome shotgun sequence genome includes a window with the following:
- the LOC132015264 gene encoding large ribosomal subunit protein eL30-like: MVAAKKTKKSLELINSRLQLIMKSGKYVLEYKQTLKMIRCGKAKLVILANNCLALRKSELEYYAMLAKTGVHHYSGNNIELGTACGKYYRVCRLALIDPGDSDIIRSMPEQTAEK; this comes from the coding sequence ATGGTGGCCGCAAAGAAGACGAAAAAGTCGCTGGAGTTGATCAACTCCAGGCTCCAGCTCATTATGAAAAGTGGAAAATACGTGCTGGAGTACAAGCAGACTCTGAAAATGATCAGATGTGGCAAAGCGAAACTGGTCATCCTCGCTAACAACTGCCTGGCCTTGAGGAAATCTGAACTAGAATACTACGCCATGTTGGCCAAAACTGGTGTCCATCACTACAGTGGCAATAATATTGAATTGGGCACAGCATGTGGGAAATACTACAGAGTATGCAGGCTGGCTCTCATTGatccaggtgattctgacatCATTAGAAGCATGCCAGAACAGACTGCTGAAAAGTAA